A stretch of DNA from Schistocerca americana isolate TAMUIC-IGC-003095 chromosome 3, iqSchAmer2.1, whole genome shotgun sequence:
AGCCCACTGGTCTGGCATCAGTACCACtgtcaaaaatctagaaaaatgaTTGATGATCTTGATAGCGTAGCTATTTCCAGCAGGTGTTGTGTCAAATGGCTTGAGGACATCTAGCCCTACCATAGAAAATGGAATGGATGTCTCTGGTACCTTTTGAAATGGCACTTTCAGATGTGTAAAGCCGGCCCTTTCCACACATGGTACACAGTCCTTAACATACTGCTCCACGTCATGCTTCCTGTTCCTTCACAAAACTACTCTGTTACATGTCTGTCTGCCGCACGTCGCcggtgagatcacaggtattttctttgtctgctaaaagaacttatttaagaggaaatagtgtagaatttaaattttctttgttttgtatacttgctaTAATACCAGTTCTTGTCatacaactgaatattagcgtcccagcagagctttttcttgaaaaaacttcgtgtTATCTGAAGCCCCGATAATCGTGACGTAACCCAAAATTTtacgtgacataaacacaaaaattctattcaagttttcttgacaGCGCGAAATTCGTTAAAAAAACCAGCTaccagtttcatcagtgtctattgtcacaataaaagtgtaattaaacgtttctaagtcTTATTTAACTAATACATTTCGTACTGTTTACAAGTTAGATAGACGCCGCGATccaggcctaaattttccgagttataaacgtttaaaaacctgaccaaacacgcttTATGACGTAAATTCTCTGAAAGCAAAGTAATCACTAATTCATTCTtgtgtcattgtatctctaaatcagtacaaaaatagCAACAACTGCACATAAGACCCTGGTCTTTTTTTGTTTACATACggccaatctcgcgtccttgacaaatttaaaacattctttaaacttcatTATTCCTtagaaactgaccatgagtgagaaatgtgggagctgttacagGATAGTGAGCAGAGTGAGTGGGAGTGGGGAGTGGGGGGACGCAGcagggagaatgttgggagaacagaagagccTCTCTCCTAGAActacagagtatgcagtaggaacattttgattagggaacaggaaacgaaaatgtgtgcccttcaggcacagttggaggaagcaaggaaggaattgATAAGGATCAAGGGAGTTTGGGGGATatgagggtggttgggaactggcagctggtaggaggataggaagaaagagaacacgaTCTgatagttttatcatcaacaccaaaaaccggtatctaccactgccagagttaagtggagaacaGCCTCAGGTAGaacaaggagcaggaaatgtgcagcatacTTCAACTGAGctcaagaagcctaggaatgtacaaagtgataggaagaagaaagtgctgctgctaggtagtaacgATGggtgaggtgtaggccctcagttacagaaaAGCTTAGGGGCAGTCTACCAAGCTACCAgtttcttcaagccaaatgcaggactAAGTTGCATGATAGAGAatttagggtctttatgtaaggactttacaaaagtggaccatgtagtgatagtgggtggggtgggaaacagtttggatagggatggggcatatgacgtaggtggtgacctggacaaggtaGCTTCCTtgactcatggcaccaatgtacactttgttgagctgttctggcgtcatgatcgaccacaccttgatggagctgtgagacaaatcaatgtggggttatggatggctctgaggacagccaactttgctcatgtttctctggtgccagttgggactatcaacagatggggtttcactaggcatagccTACACCTAAACATGACTGGTAAGTGAAGATTGGTAagttgattcatgaaagtatagggggtagGTCTCggtcacacatggtcaaatacctgttgtcattggTATAAAAAGTGAGACTTtattaggataaatccagacaacaggttcctgttcctaaagagtatctccagcaatttaaaaaataccaaaacaatgactcacaagacagattttaatactccaaatatcacacataccagatgtcacaaagaaaaacaaacaattggaaagagtaacatggggcatttcacagacttaacagtcctccatcaaaacatgtaaTCAAAAAAATAATATAGAACTATTGGAAGTTGAGCTCTaaactttgaactgcacagtagtttgtgttactgagcactggtgtagagacacagaaatttaACATGTAGTATTACCACTGTATGAAGGAGCAAGCTCTTACtacagaactgcttcaaggggtggaggatcatgcttttatatcagaaaaggaacacaattCAAATCAAGACTTGACATCAGTACAGTAAgtaaagacaaacactttgaaatattagcAATTGAATTAACAGTGCTTGATattaccaagaaattaatcattttgtgtgtgtatagatctcccagtggaagtgtggacacttttttcaataaattaacagacgttctagataaagtctcaagtacaaagttCAACATAATACTGAGTGGGGACATTAACATTAACACTAATATCGTAAATGAATCCAGGGGCACCCACATAAATATCCTTTAAAGTTTTggaatgtccctattggtcaatagtgcaacaagggttactacaatgactgcatcagtaattgactatgtggccacaaatatggacagggaaaaatgtgatgtagctgtaaaagatctcataCTATCAGACCATCTgtttcaaataacaacagtaaaatcaggaatcgaatcattccctaaactacaagcctacaaatgacatctatcagaaattaaaataaaaggtttttcaaaagaactagcaaaacaaatcTGGGATGAAGttaataaggaaaccaatgtgaatttgaaattttctaaatttaCCACATCATTTAAATTGAAGTTTGAaatggcatttccaaaagtatgcatgtctgtatcaaaatctcacaaaaacagatggataacagcaggtattaagaattcctcccaaatacttaaataccccagttccatgaaaaagagtcgcaatgatccagaattcttaaattactatcatagatacaaaaagatctataggaaggtactgattgctgcaaaaagccatttaatgacaaaataatatacaatgcagagaataaaagcaaagcagtctgggatgttataaaaaaggaaacggggagaggcaaagaaatgcagaataacatacagctaagggagggggatagtttaataaatgatgcacaacacttagcaaactatgtaaacgagcatttttcaagtactgcagagaCTTTACAGCAaacattccccaaaacaaatataacacctgtaaatagctttgcactaaatacaatgatgttactttcgcccttagagaatgaagtcaataaaactgttcaaaaactaaaaaataaaaagtcagaatGCTTAGTGAAGTACCAATgtatgtactgaaacaatgcatagggattatacaaggccccttgagAAATATAATAAACGAATCCTTCACATCAGTGACATTTCCAGAGGAGTTAAaagaggcaagagttgtacctttgcttatgaAAGGTAATGTGGAAgatatagaaaattaccagcccatttccctgctgtcagcattctcaaaaataatagaagcaattatgaaagaccgattaatgaattacctgaataaatacaatcttttaagcaaatcacagtttggtttctgaagtggcaaacaTATGGAGTcaaccatagtagaattcacaaaagttctacttgatgctcttgataaatatgagtgtgtcacaggcatatttttggatcttaggattttgatacagtcgaccacaagattctattaaataaattagaaacattagGAATAATAGGGgtatgtaatgacacattccgatgcagagacatacaataccttaaaggctgcgccaaagattaaattgagaggcatgtaggttataatctttgtaatgttcacattggattctcttttgtttcatactccaagaagaagctaagggacactttcgattgttgcctcgtggaggatggacgtaatttttggtgtctgcagaaaggcagccatattgttagtaattatggtttgtgcaatgagcagagcaagtcttattgtcttgtgaataaaaaatagtgagaagtatcgaagtgttacggaaattatttaaagcaacgtagcattgtattccttggtttccaccatctttgtgaagtgaaccgatgccgccTTAGGAAGGTACAcatggtcaacaaagagaagaacttcgatggcgactgatgaattaatatgtggcagaaggactaattctacgtctaaggtgagaactctgattaaatcaacaatgacgtagaattcaaaatgtaattaatcggaatggtaaattatgtTACAGGcctatttcacgcagcactgtatttgtccgcattcaagccggtcaatacaatccgtaaaaaagcctttcaaaaattctaaggttaaaaacacaataaattcaaatgtttttttatttatttcgccacactagcgaccgctgacagggacagtgctggtggaacaaagagtaagtacttcattgttgtgctacaaatgtacttgtactaattactgtttctctgttacatgacgcacatggaaaatgacgaataaggtgaaacaatgttaactgtataaacggatggcacaataaccagaaggaacaaggacaaggatttacaaaactaacgtaatcgtgagtgacgcagctcagccggaattaaagtaggaaagcgcaaacgcatgcagtggctgcaccttggcttagctccacttaaagcagaaccttttcctttccaaattaaaatcctggtagtgtttgtggcaacacacaattacactttgataattacttttttatgttcaacaatcgcagaattagaagacgtagcgcgccatcttgtaaatttccgacgtgcaacaaataacaatcgggagatatttttattaattcaactgcgagagaatttaaagatttagattaacagtaaagtacaggtAAAAATAACATCTCCACAATGGAATTGGAgaattttaatttgacaaatgttcatggatgcatcactgattctgacaatagtgacgtaaatgatgacgcaattagtttttcagcacaacataatgtagaagtaaatacaattcaattgcactcgaCAGGGATTAATAATAACGAACCACTTGAAAATGAAACCTTgtacacagtcgatgaagcatcgattaccagatcagatgaaaatatttcgcgtgaaatcagtgaacctagcctggtttcgattcaatcagatcGTGGTAGAGAAACAATGgctacaaataatggcataaatacaaacatacaagcttcgtcagttacgcttgaggcactatatagtctgatgtcaaacgtgagcgagcaattatctgatttaaagatcagtcacaacacaacaaacacaaaattgtcaaacatggaaaatgggttccaacagcagttttcaagtgtaaacacgcaatttgaaaatatgcacaaacattttgatcaacgcttaaataaactcaccaatgaaatcgatcaaaagatcgaagacaaagtcatcaaaacagtcaatattgtatacaatgtattggcaaatgatttagaaaagaaattgtcagatcttacaaacaaacaggaacaggaactgtcagaaatcgtAGAAACACACCATCAAACACAAacggtacaaaaagaaatacatgaaaacgtacaggctattcaattataTTTAActagagtacagtccgcatgtgaagaaatacctgaccaagttaataaagttaacaaaGAAGTCGgtcttctgaaacaggagactgtACGTATCTAGGcagacattatcaaaataaatgaaactttagaaacccttaatgtaaatgaatcaataactgaccaggaaacaaaactttttgaaaaattaggcaATGAAATCAAAGTAGCTGAGGACAGAATACGTAAGGAAATTTCGGGTAGACTAAATGTTTCAAATGatttgcctacgtcaagcaacaggcgGCCTGACACTTATTcacccgtgccagattacgatgtcaataacgcagaacatcacgcgcccagtccggcgtatgtgcactcACCGGTACAGGcagtgctgcaacaggcagtaggcgtgtcgccttgcatctcgacgattctagtaagagcatttaaaaatgtcttaccaagaaactggactgaggcacagaagattagatatgtagtaggcttcacacaaggcgacgcacttttgtgggccatagacatggctgaacagtgcgtcacctacgaacaatttgaacgagctttcttggagaaatattggtctgctggggtccaagaaagactgcgacgtgaggtattcaacccacaac
This window harbors:
- the LOC124606248 gene encoding GATA zinc finger domain-containing protein 14-like — protein: MELENFNLTNVHGCITDSDNSDVNDDAISFSAQHNVEVNTIQLHSTGINNNEPLENETLYTVDEASITRSDENISREISEPSLVSIQSDRGRETMATNNGINTNIQASSVTLEALYSLMSNVSEQLSDLKISHNTTNTKLSNMENGFQQQFSSVNTQFENMHKHFDQRLNKLTNEIDQKIEDKVIKTVNIVYNVLANDLEKKLSDLTNKQEQELSEIVETHHQTQTVQKEIHENVQAIQLYLTRVQSACEEIPDQVNKVNKEVGLLKQETETKLFEKLGNEIKVAEDRIRKEISGRLNVSNDLPTSSNRRPDTYSPVPDYDVNNAEHHAPSPAYVHSPVQAVLQQAVGVSPCISTILPSTSNRNEHSGNNQNNGNGNRFNGSGQNPHSWHPYATRPNNGNWNYGNRRDSAPQKREDRRYNTEYGPRRYGNDRNHVNDWSGPRDEMRHTNENYNSCSNRNDRPRRNSDGRSQENVARSGPETNWRQNNHSVHFVEVTHSNEATPLSPPVNNNRLQ